In Strigops habroptila isolate Jane chromosome 7, bStrHab1.2.pri, whole genome shotgun sequence, the following are encoded in one genomic region:
- the GPRIN3 gene encoding G protein-regulated inducer of neurite outgrowth 3 produces the protein MGTVPDPLRSAKLPLGTASVEEDHLGDLQPAKHQPQLPSGERASNGFPCTPSSSAGVRLSDLKCTVAAQRCEQCCEDDTRQREAFPPGISSKAVEGCPAAIEPAGPTTAAAPPAAEDPLSGCGPEMMPAPQSSRQFVQGSQAKMSSLAQIDDSALKPQGTDDQPALDVLNYSSPGNPVRGNESCPASQANLLQRGEKDRGAEKSAGHTKAALGRDPQTSLEAKSGAADTTQLLPTDKTEEMQSSKAPAQSSHESQHPVHSADPGLGSPGPTQLSRFRETGTMTVQPESSSLNQEAVSRTWRDAEVQAVATVESKSASTSPSILAAFLKGNPPPEEKEELHIIYQGGMGLSQCALTDSLSSQQKSPCSPGITSKSTVVVAVTASSQIERVKLPGVPSDVMSPVSADNAKPVLPLSTAAITSQETPVGNAEMIGAASEGKGAAQLPVDAPVPSKLIPAGQLAVDSSNQTPAQSGSGTGEPSTTSAATAPGTQNNVQDPVHGARSSQLPSHCSTDREVKEKEVLSSSEQKPVQSKGLSQGEAIPNQSMVKPKEENSVVLDPEGEMNVSSQPAAVHIKASSKGAGEKESRGQADTGQAQTASSQSLQAGLMPELSVSSAHSTFPLEASAAPQQQGLQAKESRRELHADAHPASAQALPNLGESKKQPTPAMEAKVQVKQSKHVRDVVWDEQGMTWEVYGASLDPESLGIAIQNHLQRQIREHEKLIRAQNSQTRKSISSDTSSNKKLKGRQHNMFQSMLQNFRRPNCCVRPAPSSVLD, from the coding sequence ATGGGGACTGTACCAGATCCTCTGAGATCTGCCAAGCTTCCCCTGGGCACAGCTTCTGTGGAGGAGGACCACCTGGGAGACCTGCAGCCTGCTAAGCACCAGCCCCAGCTACCCAGTGGAGAGAGGGCCAGCAATGGCTTCCCATGCACAccatccagctctgctggagttCGCTTGTCCGACCTGAAATGCACAGTGGCTGCACAGAGGTGTGAGCAATGCTGCGAGGACGATACTAGGCAGCGTGAAGCCTTTCCTCCCGGGATCTCCAGCAAAGCTGTGGAGGGGTGTCCTGCAGCCATAGAGCCTGCTGGacccacaacagcagcagcccccccTGCAGCAGAAGACCCCTTGTCGGGGTGCGGGCCAGAGATGAtgccagccccacagagctCCCGGCAGTTTGTGCAAGGCAGCCAGGCGAAAATGAGCTCCCTGGCGCAAATAGATGACTCTGCCTTGAAACCTCAGGGGACTGATGATCAGCCAGCACTTGATGTGTTAAATTATTCTTCCCCGGGCAACCCTGTCAGGGGTAATGAGTCCTGTCCTGCTTCTCAGGCAAACCTTCTGCAAAGAGGGGAGAAAGACAGGGGAGCAGAAAAGTCAGCAGGGCACACCAAAGCTGCCCTGGGGAGAGACCCACAGACCAGTTTGGAGGCAAAAAGCGGGGCTGCAGACACCACACAGTTGCTTCCCACAGATAAGACTGaagagatgcagagcagcaaggCACCAGCCCAGTCTAGCCACGAGAGCCAGCATCCCGTGCACAGCGCAGACCCCGGGCTGGGGAGTCCGGGCCCTACCCAGCTCTCCAGATTCAGAGAAACGGGTACAATGACAGTTCAGCCAGAGAGCAGCTCTTTAAATCAGGAAGCAGTAAGCAGGACATGGCGAGATGCTGAGGTTCAGGCCGTGGCTACTGTGGAGAGCAAATCAGCCTCCACCAGTCCCAGCATCCTTGCTGCCTTCTTAAAAGGGAATCCTCctccagaggagaaggaagaactgCACATAATTTACCAAGGAGGGATGGGGCTGAGCCAGTGTGCACTTACTGACAGTTTATCTTCACAACAGAAGTCCCCATGTTCTCCTGGTATCACGTCAAAATCGACTGTTGTTGTGGCTGTGACTGCTTCATCCCAAATTGAGCGTGTCAAACTACCTGGGGTCCCATCTGATGTGATGTCTCCAGTGTCAGCAGATAATGCAAAACCTGTTCTCCCCTTGTCCACTGCAGCCATTACCTCCCAAGAGACACCTGTGGGTAATGCTGAAATGATCGGTGCAGCCAGTGAAGGCAAGggtgctgctcagctgccagTGGATGCTCCAGTTCCATCAAAGCTCATCCCTGCTGGGCAGCTTGCAGTTGACTCCAGTAATCAAACTCCAGCACAGTCTGGGTCTGGCACTGGTGAACCAAGCACCACTTCTGCTGCCACTGCCCCAGGAACCCAGAACAACGTGCAAGATCCTGTCCATGGTGCACGAAGCAGTCAGTTACCTTCACACTGTAGTACTGACAGGGAAGTCAAGGAGAAGGAGGTcctgagcagctctgagcaAAAGCCTGTGCAAAGTAAGGGTCTGAGTCAAGGGGAAGCCATTCCTAATCAATCCATGGTaaaaccaaaggaagaaaactcaGTGGTGCTTGATCCTGAAGGAGAGATGAATGTTAGCAGCCAACCTGCTGCTGTCCACATAAAGGCATCCTCAAAGGGTGCAGGTGAAAAGGAGAGCAGAGGCCAGGCAGACACTGGCCAGGCTCAGACGGCCAGCAGTCAGAGCCTGCAGGCAGGACTGATGCCTGAGTTGAGTGTGAGTTCTGCACATTCCACCTTTCCTTTGGAGGCAtcagcagctccccagcagcaAGGCCTCCAGGCCAAGGAATCCAGACGCGAGCTTCACGCAGATGCTCATCCTGCTTCAGCTCAGGCCTTACCAAACCTGggggaaagcaaaaagcagcccACCCCAGCCATGGAGGCAAAAGTCCAGGTGAAGCAGTCCAAACACGTCAGGGATGTTGTCTGGGATGAACAGGGCATGACATGGGAGGTTTATGGTGCTTCCCTCGATCCAGAATCCCTGGGAATTGCTATCCAGAACCACTTACAGAGACAAATACGGGAACATGAGAAACTGATCCGGGCCCAGAACAGTCAGACCCGGAAATCCATTTCCTCGGATACATCCTCAAATAAAAAACTGAAAGGGAGGCAGCACAACATGTTCCAGTCCATGCTGCAGAATTTTAGGCGTCCTAATTGCTGTGTCCGACCCGCTCCCTCTTCTGTGTTAGACTGA